In Colwellia sp. M166, a genomic segment contains:
- the trxA gene encoding thioredoxin TrxA — translation MSDKIIQLTDDSFDTDVINASGLVLVDFWAEWCGPCKMIAPLLNDVAEEYAGKLTIGKLNIDQNSNTPPKYGIRGIPTLLLFKDGVVADTKVGALSKTQLKEFIDNNL, via the coding sequence ATGAGCGATAAAATTATTCAGTTAACTGATGATAGTTTTGATACTGATGTAATTAATGCATCAGGTCTTGTTTTAGTTGATTTCTGGGCTGAATGGTGTGGCCCATGTAAGATGATCGCACCGTTGTTGAACGACGTGGCGGAAGAATATGCTGGTAAATTAACTATTGGCAAATTAAACATAGATCAAAACTCTAACACTCCACCTAAATATGGCATTCGTGGTATTCCTACACTTTTGTTATTTAAAGATGGTGTTGTTGCTGACACGAAAGTTGGCGCATTATCAAAAACTCAATTAAAAGAGTTTATTGATAACAATTTATAA